The Paraburkholderia largidicola DNA segment GTTACGGTTGCGCATTGACGCCTGGCTGTACGCTCAGGTCGCCTGCGTGATCAGTTGACCGAGCACCTGCACGGCGCGTTCGATATCGGCATTCCACGGATGCCCGAAGTTCAGCCGCACGCAATGGCGAAAGTTGCGCGACGCGGAAAAGATAGGTCCAGGCGCCAGGCTCACGCCCTGTTCGATCGCCTGTCTATGCAACGTCAATGCATCGACGTGCTCGGGCAATTCGAGCCAGACGAAATAGCCGCCTGAAGGACACGTCCACCTCACGCCTTTCGGCATCGCACGGCGCAGCGCGAGATTCATGGCATCGAGTTGCGCGCGCAACGCGGCACGCAGTTTTCGCAGATGCCTGTCGTATCCGCCATGTTGAAGATAATCAGCAATGCCCGCCTGCACGGGAATGCTCGCCGATAGCGTCGTCATCAGTTTGGCGCGCTGTACTTTCTCCGCAAACTTTCCCGCAGCGGTCCAGCCAATCCGGTATCCCGGCGCAAGCGTCTTCGAGAAAGAACTGCAATGCATGACGAGTCCTTTCCGGTCAAAGGCGATAGCCGGCAATGGGTAATCCGCCTGAAAATGCAGTTCGCCATAGACGTCGTCTTCGATTAGCGGCACTTCATAACGCGCGAGCAGTTCGACGAGCGCTTTTTTCTTTTCGAGCGGCATCGTCGCGCCCGTCGGGTTCTGGTAATTCGTCATGAACCAGCACGCGCGAATAGGCTCTTTCTCCAGCGCTTGCGCAAGCGCTTCGAGGTCGAGGCCCGTTTGCGGATCGACGGGTATTTCGACTGCGCGTAGATCGAGTCTTTCAATAGCCTGCAGCGCCGCATAAAAGCCAGGCGATTCGACGGCCACGACGTCGCCGGGACGCGTCACGGCCATCAGGCAAAGATTCAGTGCTTCGAGCGCGCCGTTCGTGACGACGATTTCATCGAGCGGTTGCGACAGGCCCATGCCGAGATAGCGCAGCGCAATCTGCTGACGCAAAGCCTCGTTGCCCGGCGGCAAATCGACGACGGTACTCCACGGGTTCATGGTCCGCGATGTTTGTGCGAGCGATCTGGAAAGACGTTGCAGCGGAAATAGCATCGGTGAAGGAAAGGCCGAGCCTAACGGCACGACACTCGTATGCTTTGCCGCCTCGAGCACGCTGAAGACGAGTTCGCTGATATCGACCTTTGCGGACTCCGTGAGCGCACGCTTCGCGGTCGCTTCCCGCGTGTCGCGGACGGCTGCGCCCGGCGCGACGTAATAGCCGGAGCGCTCCTGCGCCCGAATGAGGCCCCACTCTTCCAGCAGATAGTACGCACGAAACGCAGTCGATTGACTCACGCCATGTTGCGCAATGACCTGCCGCAGCGAAGGCATGCGCGCGCCGACGGCAAGACTGCCCGAGCGTATTTCGGCCGCCATCGTATTGGCGAGTGCTTCATATCGGTTCATTGATTGCGCGTGGCGGGACGCTCATGACACAGAGCTTTTTATACTAATCGGTACACGCCTGCGCAATCAACTGACATCAACGCTTCTTGTGCCGCATCGACAGAAATACGATCGACGCGGACACGGCCGCCACAATCGACGCGCCCGCGAATGCACGCGCAAAGCCTTCGCCGTAACTCGACCGCGCGATATGAACGAGTGCATCCAGCGATGCCGGCGGGTACAGCGCGAACGCACGCATAAAATCTCCCGCCATCACACGCTCGGCAAAGCCTTGCACGACGGGGAGATGTGTCTGCGTCATCTGTGCCGTCAGCGCGGAGCGCACGCCTTCAGCCAGCACGGCGCCCAGCCCGGAGAAACCGAGCAGAATGCCCGTGAATCGCGAGGTCGTGCTGATGCCCGATGCCATGCCCGCGCGTTCGCGCGGCACCGTGCTCATGATCGCCTTCTGCGTCTCGCCGTTCAGCAGGCCGCCGCCGCTGCCGAGCAGCGCCATGGCGACGATCAGCCACGCCTGACTCGTGCTGCGCGCGGCGACCATCATCGCGAGATTGCCGCATGCGACCACCGCGAGACCGAGCGTGAGAATCTGCCGCGAGTCCATATACGCTGCGAGCTTGCGTCCTAGCTGCGGCAAGATCAGCATGGCCAGCGCGAAAGGCAACATGCCCGCGCCCGCGACAAGCGCGCTTTCGCCACGCGCGTTTTGTAAAAACAACGGCAACAACGAGGCCATCACCTGCGCCGACGACGCATAAGCAAACATCGCCACGATCGCGCCGACGAAAGGTAGCGAGCGGAACAGCGCAAGATCGAGCATCGGATGCGCGCGCCGGCTTTCCACCCACACGAACAGGGCGAAAAGGATCACGCCGGCGCATGCGCGGGACAGCGCCTGCGTGCTCAGCCATCCTCGGTCGGGTCCAAGAATCAGCGCCCACGTCAGCGAGAACATCGCAGAGGCGAAAAGTGCAATACCGGGCAGATCGAGCGAGCGCGGCGTCGGATCGCGCGATTCGTCGACGATTCGCACGACGCCCGTTGCCAGCAGCGCGCAGATCGGCACGTTGATCGCAAACGCCCAGCGCCAGCCGAGCCACGCATTGATGACGCCGCCTATCAGCGGCGAGAGGACCATCGTCAGCCCCATAATGCCGCCCCACACCGCCCAGGCTCGCGCGCGTTCGCGCTCATCATGAAACGCGTGGCCGATGATGGCCAATGCCGGCGCAAGCAGGAAGGCCGCGCCGACGCCTTGCGCAGCGCGCGCGACGTAAAGCAGCTCGGCCGTCGGCGCAACGCCGCATAAAAAGGAAGCGGCCGCGAACAACGCAATGCCCGTCAGAAACACGCGCTTGCGCCCATAGCGGTCGGCAAGCGAGCCAGCGGGCAACAGCAGCGCGGCGAAGCACAACACATAGGCGCTGATCACCCATTCGATATCGGCGAAAGACGCGTTGAGATCGCGCGCGATGGTGGGCAGGACGATGCCGACCACGTTGGTGTCGAGCACCGTCATCGCGCAACCCATCGAGGCGATGAGTAGCAGCGGCGTGCCGCGAGAAACGGAGCGGGAAGCGGTAATCGAACTCATCGGACGGACCCGGCGGGAAACCTGCGGAAAGGAAGCCTGTATTTCACCAGTTTTCTCTATTCCGTTCATTGCCGGTTATGTTCAATATAATTAGTTTCTACCTAATAGCCGGAATGGTCGCGTCATGGAGCTGAGGCATCTGCGTTACTTCATCGCCGTCGCCGAGCGGCTGCATTTCGCGCAGGCTGCGGAAGCGCTCGGCATTGCGCCGCCTACGCTCACGGTGCAGATCCAGGAGATGGAGCGCGCGCTGCAGACACAGCTGTTTCGCCGCACGCGGCGTTCGGTTGCGCTGACGCCCGCCGGCGAAGCGTTTCTCGCCGAAGCGCGCGAGACCATCGCGCAGTTCGAGCGGACGTTGCACGTCGGCCAGCGCGCCGGGCGCGGCGAGCTGGGGCGTATTCATATCGGGTATGTCGGCTCGGCGGCGTTTTCCGGCATCTTGCAGAAACAGTTGCGCGCGTTCCGTAAGGCGCGGCCGCACGTGCTCGTGCAGGTCACCGAGCACCCGATGGGCGAGCTGCCCGCGCTATTGGAGGAAGGCCGCATCGACGTCGCGTTCGTGCGTATGCCCGTAGACTTGCCGCCGTCGCTGCGCGCACACGTGCTGGCGCGCGACGCATTCTGCGCGGCGCTGCCTGCCGAGCATCCGCTGGCGGCGGCCACCGGGCCGATCAAGGCGCGCGCGCTGGCGGGCGAAAGCTTCGTCGTGCCCGAACAGGAACTGGGCACCCGGGAGATTGCGCGGCGCGGCCGGTTCAACCCGCGCATCGTCAGCGCGCCCGGCACGCTGCTGGCCGTGTTGACTCAGGTTTCCGTCGGCGTGGGCGTCGCCATCGTGCCCAATGTGCTGACGCGGGTCGTCAATCTGCCCAATGTCGTCTTCAAGACGCTGGCAGGCGAGCCGATCGCATCGGAAGTCGCGGCTGTCTTCCGCAAGTTCGAGCATTCGCCCGCGACGAAAAAGCTCATCGCCCAGATGACAGGCGCGCCGGATCAGTAGTTTCCCGGCTTTTGCGCCGTTCGCGACCTATCATGGGAGAACGATCCCGATACCCGGCGTCCCTCGCCTCCACGGTTTCGCACAAGTTGGACTGGATCGTTCCTTGCTGCGCAGCAACGAAGCGAGCGCCCTACACCGCGCCGCCTGGCCCTGGACCGCGAAGACATCGCCCGGAAGCCGGCGCCAGCGAGCGTTCGTGAATTTCATCTGGCACTCACGGAGAAATCAAATGACCATCGAATTCACCAGCCGCCGGCACGTCGTGGCCGCATCGCGAGTCGCATTTGAAGCGACCGTCGAAGGAAAAGAGGTATGGTGCAGCGTATCAATCGACGCCCTGAATAACCATTTCGGCAATACAGGGACGTCGTCGCATGATCTGATCACGACGTTCGAGGGTAATCGCAAGACGATCGAGGATGCAGCGCGCCGCGTGCTGCAGCGAAATGGGGGACAGTCGGTTGAGCTGGAAACGCTCGACTTTCACTAGGCCAATTTGAAGGAGAGCACGCGCCGGAAAGCAAGGACGGCGCGTGCAGTGCCGCCGAAATTGGGCGGCACGCATCGCAAAGAGCCATAAAGGCGAAATGACTCACGCATAAAAACACGGTCACCGCGGCCTGACGCATTGCCCAAGATGTTCGGCAAAAGCGTGCTGGCTTCGCCACCAGGCAAAGATGCTTTTGGCCGGAAAGAGGCGAGAACGCAGTCTCACCCCTTCCCGATTCTTTTCGCCATTCTTACGCGCGCGGCTTTCTTCCTGCCTTTTTTGCTCCAATCTTCTTTCTCGCAACGCCATTCATGCCCGCGGCTTTTGCTCCGGCGACCAGGAACTTGCTACGGTCTTTTTCGCCTGCCAGCCATGCGGGTGCAGGACCACGGCCACTCCACGTCGCACCCGTTTCGGGGTGGCGATACTTCGCCGGTTGCGGTCCCTTCGGTTGGCCATTGCCCGTGCCGTGCTTCACGGCGACACGCGTGGCAGCCGGAGCGGACGCGCCCGCCACCAGGTACTTCGAACGGTCTTTGACCGCGGCGATCCATGCAGGCGCACGGCCATGCCCCGTCCATGTTGCACCCGTTTTAGGATCGGAGTATTTGGCTACGCCCTTGGTTTGCACGCCTGCCGACTTCAGCGAAGGACGGCCACGCTTTTTGCGGCCGAGATGCGCATCGATATCAGCCGTAGTCAGATTGTGCTTTGCCATCAGTGCGCGAATGCCTTCGAGCGCAGCCGTCGACTTTTTCGACGCAATGGCTTCCGCCTGGGCCTGAAGCTTTTTTATCTTTGCCTGAAGTGCCTCGAGTGTAGCCATATTGAAACTCCTGATTGAAGATATCGGCACTATGCCATGGACCGGTCATATATGGCTAGAGTTCATCTATTACATGAAAAGACACGCGCGCGCCGTTGTACTGCGTGAGTGACTCCCATTGCTCAAACGAAGCCCCAATTGCCAGGATTTATCTGGTGTACGACAAATGTCAATTGGCTTGCTCGATGTTGACTGTCCAATTACTCATGCTATCCATAAGACTTTTAAAATTCCACGTCCGAAAGCGCTGACACACCAATCGGAATAAGCGCGTTGTCCTTCTACTGACAAAATCGGCCCTCGAGAGCGTGACTCTCTGTGCAAACTGCCGTCACCGCGATAACTACATCCAATTGCGTACGCAATAAATTCACGTTTACTACTTCTTTTTCCTAATTTGCCTCAATGCTATGCACGATGCGCGAATGCAAAAAGGCCGGAGCCTGTCATCACAGGCTCCGGCCTTTTGGTTCAACTCAGAACTGACTGCAGTCAGCGAATCGGCATGCGCCGCCCCGAATACAACGATTAATGATGCGAGAACGTGATGCCATTCGCATCGGCACGCACGCCAGCTTGCGACACGCCATTCGCTGCGCCGCCGACTCCGCTTTGCTGCGTCGACGCCGCCTGTTGCGCGGCCAGACGCGCTTCGGCAGCCTGAATATGCGTGGGATAACTATTGCGATCGTCGAGCGGGCTGTAACCGGTGTTATGCAATTGCACGAGTTCTTCGCGCACCTGAGCTCGCGTCACAGGTTGATTGCTCTGCGCGAATGCAGAGAGAGGCGCGCTGACGAGAGCGGCGACGATAACGAATTGACCGAGCGATTTCATGGCAACTACCTCCGGATCTGTCTGTCGGGTTGCGCGAGAACGGATGTTCTGCAACCGTTGAACCGAGTGTAGAGGCGTGGCCGCCGCCGATAAATACGTGAGGCTCGAATAGATCTTTCAGGGAATTGCTACAATCCGCACATCATGATTGGGCCGCCGCGCCCCCCGACGCGACGGCCCGTCATGCCGCGCAAAGCCGTCAGCCGGCCAGCTTACGGAACGTTTCGAGCACCGCGTCGCCCTTGAACGGCTTCACGATCCAGCCCTTCACGCCTGCCGCCTTGCCGCGCTCCTTCATTGCGGGACTGCTTTCCGTCGTCAGCATGATGATGTTGACGCTCGCATTGGCGAGTTCGCCGCGAATCTTTTCGGCCATCGTCAGACCGTCCATATTCGGCATGTTCACGTCGCTGACCACCAGACGGATGCCCGGCGATGCCTTCAGCTTCGCGAGACCATCCTTGCCGTCCACTGCCGTATCGACATCGAGACCGTTCTTCCTCAGAAAACCCGCGACTTCATCGCGCACCGTGCTCGAATCGTCCACTACCAGAACCTTCGCCATTGCTCACCCCGTCGCGCCTTTCATACGGCGCATTGATTGAAAATGTGCTCTCTGCGTGACGCGCAGAAGCATTTAGAAGAGTTCGAGCTCGCCCGTGCTCTCCTCGGCCTCGTTCACATGCGCGACGAAATCAACGGGCGAACTCGCGCACATGCACAGCGTCGCGCCCAGTTGTACGTTTGCGCCGATGCTCACGCGAAAAGCCGCGAGATAGCCGGGCTTCAACTCCGTCAGATAAGGCACGCACGCGCCGTTCAGCTGATATGGCGTCGACATCCCGAGATCCGGGAAGAACTCGACCAATTGCTGATTGATCGCGCCACAACACAGATTGCCGACTTCCATCAATGCTTCCGCCAACGAGCGCTCTTCCGAGTCGCGCAGAAAGTAGTCGCGGGTTGCCTTGTCATCGTTGAAATGCAGCACGAGCAGAAAACGGAATGCGATCGATGAAATGGTCAGAACCACGATATGGCTCGCAAGCGCGGTATTGGCCTGCTGCGAGTCGAGCGCCGTGATTTCACATGCGTCGCTGGAATCGACAGGCAAACGCGTGCGCGCGGAATGCAAAAAGATCCGCTCGATACTGTCTTTCGCTTGCTGACTGATCACGTCGTCGCCTGCTCTAACCGGGATTGAATCTGACCGGCAAGCGCCTCGACGCTCGCCAGCGACGCAGCAATCATCTTGCCGCCCGCCTGAATGTCCTGAAACGTGGCCGTCGTGATCAGGTCATTGCGGTTCAGGCTGTCGTGATAGCTCTTCGACAGTTCCTGCGAGCGTGCCGCCAGCGCGCGCACTTCGCTTGCGACGATCGAGAAGCCGCGGCCCGCCGCGCCCGCGCGCGCCGCTTCAATTGATGCATTCAACGACACGATCAGCACGTGACGCACGATCGACGAAAGTTCATTGTTCTTCGCGTGCATGTCGTGGTTCTGCGCCATCAGCGAGATCATCTGCTCATGCCAGCGCTCGAACGTGGCGGACAGATGCCGCAGACGCCCTGCTTCCGTTGAAAGGCGCGTCGCCTGCTGCAGCCACTCGTCCTTTTGCAGATGCAGCGCATTCAACGCCTCGCGTGCGTCGTCCGCCGACACCGACTGCTGCGCGAGATCGTCACGTAGCGTATCGACGAGCGCGTGCAGTTCGTGCGCCTGCTGCTCATGCTGCCGGACCTCGGCAGTGTGGCGCGCCTCGGCCTGCGCGAGTGCAGTGTTCTGCGACGCGAGCGCCGACTGCGTTTGCGTAGCGGCCCGCTTCCTGTACCACCACCGATGCGCGAACAAACCTGCCAGCGCGCCCCACGCGACGCCCGCCAAGGCCGCCGCAATCACATACTGATCAACCACAGCCTGTCCCCGTCGTGCTATTCGAAATGTGCATTCGCCTGAATCGAACTCACTGTTTGCGCGGCATCATGCATCGACGTGCCGACGCTATCGACAGCGCAGTTCTCCGGCAGATAGACGATCGTCTGAAACTGGCGGAAGTCGGCGCCCACCTGATCGTCCGTGAAGCGCAATTCGATGCGTCCGCCTTCGCGACGAATGAAGTCGCGCACCGCATCCATGCCGACGCCGCGGCCCGACACTTCCGTCACGTTCTGCGCAGTCGAGAATCCCGCACGGAAAATGAACTCCGCCACGGCTTCGTCGCTCAATTGCGAATCAGGCTGAAGCCAGCCGCGATCGGCGGCGATGCCGCGAATACGCGACAACGCAAGACCGCGTCCATCGTCGCTCAACGTGATCTGCAATGCGCCTTCGGCGACACCCACTTCGATATCGATGACGCCCGCTTCCGGCTTGCCGAGCGCAACTCGCTGTGCGGCAGGCTCGATGCCGTGATCGACGGAATTGCGCAGCAGATGCATGAACACGTTCTTGAGCATGCTGCCCGCCTGCGTGCGAACGCGATAACCGTTGTCGTCGATCCGCACGGCGGGCACGGCCTTGCCAAGCTCGGCGGCCAGCGAAGGCAACGAGTGCAGCACGCCGGCCAGCGCTTCTTCCACTTTCTCCGTACCGAGCAGGCGCAATGTTCTGCGTACCGAATCGCGCGCTGCCAGCAGATCGAGCATGTCAGCCGGATTTGCCGCATCGAGCAGACGCAGGCTTTCCTGAATATGCTCGCGATCCACCATCAGATAACGTTCAGCGCTGCCGACACGGCCCGCCTTGCGTCGGCCGAGGCTCACTTCGTTGATCGTCGCGTAGTGCTGCAACGCTTCCTTGACGCGCGCCAGTTCGGCAATGAGTTGTTCCTGATCCCATTCGTGCGCCGCCTCCGGTTGGCGCAGCGCGTCGTAACGCTGCTCGGTTTCGTGCACGATGCTGGTCAGATGCTGGAGGCTATAGGTCCGCGCATTGCCCTTGATCGTATGCATATTGCGGAACAGTTCGGCGACAGCCGGCTCGCTGACCTGTGCATGCTGACGGATGATGCGCTCGTTCTCGTTGATGAAGCCCGTGGCACTCTCGACGAAATGGTGGAACTTCTCCTCGCTCACCGAGAGAATTTCGCCGATCATTTCGAGGCGGCGCTTCTGCTCGCCCGCTTCGGCGGCAAGCTGGCGCAATTCGGTCACGTCACGCACGCACAGCATCAGGCGCATGACCGTGTCGCTTTCGTCAGTGATTGCGGACCAGCTCAGATCGAGCGTCTTCACGCGACCGTCGGGCATCTTGCGCGTCAGTTCGTTGACGAGCAGATGCTGGTTGAACTCGAAGTTGATGCTGTCTTCGCCGATACACGCCAGCACGGCTGCTTCGACTTGCGACACGGTATCCGAACCCAGGTCGCTGTCGGCGAAGACGAGGTCCATCAGCGCACGCCCGGCGATATCCTTCGTTTCGAAGATTGCTTCCAGATAGGCCGAGTACTCCGAGTGAATCATCGCGCCTTCGACAACCGTCAGAATGCCCTGCTGCATGTTCTGCAACATCGCCTGAATATCGGCGGTCTTCTGTTTCAGTTGCGCGGAGCTTTGCTGGATCTTCTCGATCATGCCGTTGAACGCGACGATCGAATGACCGATTTCATCCATCCGGCCAACGGGCACGCGGCGCGTGAAGTCCTGGCTCGATGCGATCTCGCTCATCATCTCCTGCATGCGCGAAAGCGGTCGCGTAATCTGCCGGTATAGCAGCAGGCCAATCGCGATCAGCACCAGAATCGCCGCGCCCGATGCGCTGCCAATTGCCGTCGTGGTCGTCGCGAGTCCTGTATTCAGTGCGTCGATGGCGTCGTCTTTCTGGCGGTTCTTTTCGATGCGCAGCGTTTCGACGATGCCTTCGAGTTCGTCGCGGTACTGCGCGACGTTCGCAAACAGATAGGCCTGGGCGAGGTCGTTCTTGCCTTCGGCCTTCATTTTCGCGGTGTCGTTGATCGCCGCGAAGTAATTGGCGAGACTGTCGCGCGCCTGCGTGACGAGCCCTTCCTGCGCGTGGCTCGCCGCGGCTTTCGCCTGCACGTCGAGTGCTTCGCGCAGCGATTTCTCTTTCGCCGCGAGTTCTTTTTGCGCCTGCTCGACCATATTCGCGTCGGGCGAATAGACGAGTGTCATCGTCGCGAGTTGCACGTCCTTGACTTGAGAGACAAGATCGGCGGAAGCCAGCGCGCTCGGCACGACGCCCTGCGTCACCTGCCGGACGTCGGCGGCACTGCCGCGAGTCTGATAGACAGCGTATCCGCCGATCGCCGATAAGGCGACCAGCATCAACACCACCAGTAAAGTGATGCGGTGACGGATGGTCATGTGGTATTCCCCGTGGTCTGTCACTGCTAGGTGGCAGTGCTGCCCGCTCTGAATTTGTCAATTTGACGGGCGACGGGATTATCGTCGGCGGGTCGTGACGAAGCTGTGACCGCCGCGCATTCTTCTGGGGATTAAAAGACGCAATAGAACATGGAGTCAAATGATTCTAAAGTTCTCGCATTGGCTGCCGTTAACCGCGTCACTCCGATTTCGATGCAGCCGCAACCTGCTTCCCGACTTCATCTTTAGCTCGTGACGAATGGCTGCGCGACAGGCTCTATCGGACCGGCATTGAGTCGCTCGTATTCGGCGATCAGTTGCGCGCCGAACAGCATCAGCGTCGCCAGCGCTTCGAGGCTGAACAGCACGATGATGGCCGTCGTCAGCGATCCATAGACGACGCTCACCTGCGATAGCGTCGCGAAGTACCACACCAGCACGCGCCGCGTGACTTCCCACAGCACCGCGGCCGCGACCGCGCCGAATAGCGCGTGCCAAAGCGTCGTGCGTCCCGCGGGTATCACCAGATAGATTGCCGTCAGCACGAAAATCTCGCCGGCAAGACCGGCCAGATACAGCACGATGCGCGTGGCGCCCGTCAGCGATATGGCGTGACCGAACAGCATGACGCTATCGCTCGCAACCGCCTGAAGACTGCTCGACACCAAGGTCACGAGCAGCACGCCGATACCCAGCGAAAGACTGAACAGATAAGGCAAGATCGCCGACAGCAGAAAATGCCTGCGCCGGATCGCCACGCGATGGACGAAGATAATCGACAACGCATTTTCGAGCACGGTGAAAGCAAGCGAACTGAAGAAGATCATCGTGACGACCAGAAACCAGCCGATCACCGTGCGGTGCGCGAGAAAGTTGGCAAGCTCCCGGACGATCGCGCGCGACTGTCCCGGCACCAGCCATTCCAGCAAGCGCGCGAGCGTATCGAGCAGCAGCTTTTCGCCGACAAAATGACTGAACGCGATGGCGACCAGAATCAGCAGAGGCACGATGGACAGCAGCGCGTAATAGGCGATGGCACCCGCGAGCAGCAGCCCCTGGTTCTTGCGGAACGCCTTGACCACCTGCAACGCGAAGCGCGCGGGATGCGTCGCGACGAAATGCAGTGCGCGATTGTGCGTCCTGTTCACTTCCACCTCCGCTCGCGTTGTTGCGGCCGGTCCATGGCATCAACGGAGCAAGTGGCGGTCCTGGAACGCAACTAAATCCACATCTTTCGAGCATATGCCCATCGAGTGAACAAAAGAACTTAATCGACGGGTATGCTCACTCCTGATTTACCCCAATCCCGCTCCCCCGCCGCACGCCCCCTCAATTCGCCGTAAGCCTTTCCACATAAGGCTTTCCGGGTACTGAGCCAGCTTCCCCAAGCCGCGCCGCAGCAAAACCCTTCCTTGATTTTCCGGACGGTCACTGCTGTACTAACTAAAACAACTTGATTTAGTAAGGCCGCGTCACCGGCAAATCCAAAGTCCGGCGAACGCACAAGAAGGCGCGATCAGCGCACAGCCAACCGCTGAATCGACCGCTGATCACAACGTCGTTGTCAATCATCCGGAGGAGCGTCCCCATGAACCCGATTTCCCGCAGGCAACTGCGCCGCGCGTCCCGTACGCAACCCGTCGTCAAGGGCATCGCCGCTGCGTGCGTCGCCGCGTCTGCGCTGTGGTGCGCGAGCGCCAGTCTCGCCGCCGATCAGCCCGTCGTCGGCCTGATCACGAAGACCGACACCAACCCGTTCTTCGTCAAGATGAAACAAGGCGCGGAATCCGCCGCGCAGAAAGACGGCGCGAAGCTGCTGACGGCTGCCGGCAAGTTCGACGGCGACAACGCAGCGCAGGTCACGGCCATCGAGAACATGATCACGGCGGGCGCAAAGGCGATCCTCATCACGCCGAGCGACACGAAGGCCATCGTGCCGAGCATCAAGAAGGCGCGTGCGGCTGGCGCGCTCGTGATCGCGCTCGATACGCCGACCGACCCGCAGGACGCGACCGACGCCCTCTTCGCCACCGACAACTTCAAGGCAGGCGTGCTGATCGGCCAGTACGCGAAGGCCGCGCTCGGTGGCAAGCCCGCGAAGATCGCGACGCTCGATCTCGCCCCCGGCGTGTCCGTCGGCGTGTTGCGACACAACGGCTTTTTGCAGGGCTTCGGCGTGAAGGAAGGCGACCCGTCGATCGTCT contains these protein-coding regions:
- a CDS encoding H-NS family nucleoid-associated regulatory protein, with protein sequence MATLEALQAKIKKLQAQAEAIASKKSTAALEGIRALMAKHNLTTADIDAHLGRKKRGRPSLKSAGVQTKGVAKYSDPKTGATWTGHGRAPAWIAAVKDRSKYLVAGASAPAATRVAVKHGTGNGQPKGPQPAKYRHPETGATWSGRGPAPAWLAGEKDRSKFLVAGAKAAGMNGVARKKIGAKKAGRKPRA
- a CDS encoding response regulator translates to MAKVLVVDDSSTVRDEVAGFLRKNGLDVDTAVDGKDGLAKLKASPGIRLVVSDVNMPNMDGLTMAEKIRGELANASVNIIMLTTESSPAMKERGKAAGVKGWIVKPFKGDAVLETFRKLAG
- a CDS encoding DUF4148 domain-containing protein, translated to MKSLGQFVIVAALVSAPLSAFAQSNQPVTRAQVREELVQLHNTGYSPLDDRNSYPTHIQAAEARLAAQQAASTQQSGVGGAANGVSQAGVRADANGITFSHH
- a CDS encoding LysR substrate-binding domain-containing protein — its product is MELRHLRYFIAVAERLHFAQAAEALGIAPPTLTVQIQEMERALQTQLFRRTRRSVALTPAGEAFLAEARETIAQFERTLHVGQRAGRGELGRIHIGYVGSAAFSGILQKQLRAFRKARPHVLVQVTEHPMGELPALLEEGRIDVAFVRMPVDLPPSLRAHVLARDAFCAALPAEHPLAAATGPIKARALAGESFVVPEQELGTREIARRGRFNPRIVSAPGTLLAVLTQVSVGVGVAIVPNVLTRVVNLPNVVFKTLAGEPIASEVAAVFRKFEHSPATKKLIAQMTGAPDQ
- a CDS encoding methyl-accepting chemotaxis protein, producing MVDQYVIAAALAGVAWGALAGLFAHRWWYRKRAATQTQSALASQNTALAQAEARHTAEVRQHEQQAHELHALVDTLRDDLAQQSVSADDAREALNALHLQKDEWLQQATRLSTEAGRLRHLSATFERWHEQMISLMAQNHDMHAKNNELSSIVRHVLIVSLNASIEAARAGAAGRGFSIVASEVRALAARSQELSKSYHDSLNRNDLITTATFQDIQAGGKMIAASLASVEALAGQIQSRLEQATT
- a CDS encoding PLP-dependent aminotransferase family protein; the encoded protein is MNRYEALANTMAAEIRSGSLAVGARMPSLRQVIAQHGVSQSTAFRAYYLLEEWGLIRAQERSGYYVAPGAAVRDTREATAKRALTESAKVDISELVFSVLEAAKHTSVVPLGSAFPSPMLFPLQRLSRSLAQTSRTMNPWSTVVDLPPGNEALRQQIALRYLGMGLSQPLDEIVVTNGALEALNLCLMAVTRPGDVVAVESPGFYAALQAIERLDLRAVEIPVDPQTGLDLEALAQALEKEPIRACWFMTNYQNPTGATMPLEKKKALVELLARYEVPLIEDDVYGELHFQADYPLPAIAFDRKGLVMHCSSFSKTLAPGYRIGWTAAGKFAEKVQRAKLMTTLSASIPVQAGIADYLQHGGYDRHLRKLRAALRAQLDAMNLALRRAMPKGVRWTCPSGGYFVWLELPEHVDALTLHRQAIEQGVSLAPGPIFSASRNFRHCVRLNFGHPWNADIERAVQVLGQLITQAT
- a CDS encoding MFS transporter → MSSITASRSVSRGTPLLLIASMGCAMTVLDTNVVGIVLPTIARDLNASFADIEWVISAYVLCFAALLLPAGSLADRYGRKRVFLTGIALFAAASFLCGVAPTAELLYVARAAQGVGAAFLLAPALAIIGHAFHDERERARAWAVWGGIMGLTMVLSPLIGGVINAWLGWRWAFAINVPICALLATGVVRIVDESRDPTPRSLDLPGIALFASAMFSLTWALILGPDRGWLSTQALSRACAGVILFALFVWVESRRAHPMLDLALFRSLPFVGAIVAMFAYASSAQVMASLLPLFLQNARGESALVAGAGMLPFALAMLILPQLGRKLAAYMDSRQILTLGLAVVACGNLAMMVAARSTSQAWLIVAMALLGSGGGLLNGETQKAIMSTVPRERAGMASGISTTSRFTGILLGFSGLGAVLAEGVRSALTAQMTQTHLPVVQGFAERVMAGDFMRAFALYPPASLDALVHIARSSYGEGFARAFAGASIVAAVSASIVFLSMRHKKR
- a CDS encoding DUF1488 domain-containing protein, which gives rise to MTIEFTSRRHVVAASRVAFEATVEGKEVWCSVSIDALNNHFGNTGTSSHDLITTFEGNRKTIEDAARRVLQRNGGQSVELETLDFH